From Serinicoccus profundi, the proteins below share one genomic window:
- a CDS encoding assimilatory sulfite reductase (NADPH) flavoprotein subunit codes for MTTTSQLLETASPLSPEQHQRFVELASTLTPLQKVWLSGYLAGSTEGAQVTGPAAAASAEQATLTVLYGSQTGNAKHVAGDLAEAARARGLTVSLTDMADYKPTQLKHEKFLTVVVSTHGEGDPPESAEKLHAFLASKKAPDLSGAQVTVLGLGDSSYEFYCQAAVDFEDRLRALGAGVVAERLLLDVDYEDQIAGWVESTLDVFEPELNAVAPAGGTVVQMPGLAAASPAAYSRRSPFLAEITEVQKITGRTSTKDVRHVEISLEGSGLTYQPGDSLGVFFRNDPEAVEAMLAVLELDGAQEITLGETTRPLREALLEDLELTQSYPGFVQKYAEAAGLATLAELAQDKAALRTFLEDRQIYDIVHEHPAPIEAQQLVDALRKMQPRLYSIASSQQEVEDEVHLTVGVVEWEGFGREHLGGCSGHVRRSLEGDQVKVYVEEGEHFRLPQDPSVPVIMVGPGTGIAPFRAFLQEREAHGADGDNWLIFGNPHFTQDFLYQVEMQGYLKSGLLTRMDVAFSRDQAEKIYVQDRLRQGGAEVYDWLERGAHVYVCGDANRMAKDVHAALVDIVAEHRRVDQEGAEDYLAGLRDARRYQKDVY; via the coding sequence ATGACGACCACCTCCCAGCTGCTCGAGACCGCCAGCCCGCTCTCGCCCGAGCAGCACCAGCGCTTCGTCGAGCTGGCCTCCACGCTGACGCCCCTGCAGAAGGTCTGGCTCAGCGGCTACCTCGCCGGGAGCACCGAGGGCGCCCAGGTGACCGGTCCTGCCGCCGCGGCCTCGGCCGAGCAGGCCACCCTCACGGTGCTCTACGGCTCGCAGACCGGCAACGCCAAGCACGTCGCCGGTGACCTCGCCGAAGCCGCCCGGGCCCGCGGCCTCACCGTGTCGCTCACCGACATGGCCGACTACAAGCCGACCCAGCTCAAGCACGAGAAGTTCCTCACCGTCGTCGTGTCCACCCACGGCGAGGGCGACCCGCCGGAGAGCGCGGAGAAGCTGCACGCCTTCCTCGCCTCCAAGAAGGCGCCGGACCTCAGCGGCGCCCAGGTCACCGTGCTCGGGCTGGGCGACTCCAGCTATGAGTTCTACTGCCAGGCCGCCGTCGACTTCGAGGACCGCCTGCGCGCCCTTGGGGCCGGTGTCGTCGCCGAGCGTCTCCTGCTCGACGTCGACTACGAGGACCAGATCGCCGGCTGGGTGGAGAGCACCCTCGACGTCTTCGAGCCCGAGCTCAACGCCGTCGCCCCCGCCGGGGGCACCGTCGTGCAGATGCCGGGTCTCGCGGCCGCGTCGCCGGCGGCATACTCGCGGCGCAGCCCCTTCCTCGCCGAGATCACCGAGGTCCAGAAGATCACTGGCCGGACCAGCACCAAGGACGTCCGGCACGTCGAGATCTCGCTCGAGGGCTCGGGGCTGACCTACCAGCCCGGCGACTCCCTCGGCGTCTTCTTCCGCAACGACCCCGAGGCTGTCGAGGCGATGCTCGCGGTCCTGGAGCTGGACGGTGCGCAGGAGATCACCCTCGGCGAGACCACCAGGCCGCTGCGCGAGGCCCTCCTAGAGGACCTCGAGCTCACCCAGTCCTACCCCGGCTTCGTGCAGAAGTATGCCGAGGCGGCCGGCCTCGCGACGCTGGCCGAGCTGGCGCAGGACAAGGCGGCGCTGCGCACCTTCCTGGAGGATCGCCAGATCTACGACATCGTGCACGAGCACCCGGCGCCGATCGAGGCCCAGCAGCTCGTCGACGCCCTGCGCAAGATGCAGCCGCGGCTCTACTCCATCGCCTCCAGCCAGCAGGAGGTGGAGGACGAGGTGCACCTCACGGTCGGCGTCGTCGAGTGGGAGGGCTTCGGCCGGGAGCACCTCGGCGGCTGCTCGGGGCACGTGCGGCGTTCGCTCGAGGGTGACCAGGTCAAGGTCTACGTCGAGGAGGGCGAGCACTTCCGGCTGCCGCAGGACCCCTCGGTGCCGGTCATCATGGTCGGCCCGGGCACCGGGATCGCCCCCTTCCGCGCCTTCCTGCAGGAGCGGGAGGCCCACGGCGCGGACGGCGACAACTGGCTGATCTTCGGCAACCCCCACTTCACCCAGGACTTCCTCTACCAGGTCGAGATGCAGGGCTACCTCAAGTCGGGTCTCCTGACCCGGATGGACGTCGCCTTCAGCCGCGACCAGGCCGAGAAGATCTACGTCCAGGACCGGCTGCGCCAGGGCGGTGCCGAGGTCTACGACTGGCTCGAGCGCGGCGCGCACGTCTACGTCTGCGGTGACGCCAACCGGATGGCCAAGGACGTGCACGCCGCCCTCGTCGACATCGTCGCCGAGCACCGCCGGGTGGACCAGGAGGGCGCCGAGGACTACCTCGCCGGGCTCCGCGACGCCCGCCGCTACCAGAAGGACGTCTACTAG
- a CDS encoding spermidine synthase has protein sequence MEVVRDERGGATVVLDGHPQSYVDTDDPLLLVFEYVQHLALVLEALRPDPAPLRVTHVGGAGMTLARWIHRVHPGSPQIVLEPDTALTELVRRELPLPRGHRIRVRPQTGEDGIAALRDASADVVVVDAFDRGRVPGTLAGQRWAREVARVLAPGGLLLVNTADRPGLHWVARLGATLQTHLPYVGQLVLREVDKGKRFGNVVLVCSSAPLDDVTLTRSAARAAFPTRWRPAAEVAAATRRAGVQPFGEVGEPSPAPPEVGRLGLR, from the coding sequence GTGGAGGTCGTCAGGGACGAGCGCGGCGGCGCGACCGTCGTCCTCGACGGCCACCCCCAGTCCTACGTCGACACCGACGACCCGCTGCTCCTCGTCTTCGAGTACGTCCAGCACCTGGCCCTGGTGCTCGAGGCGCTGCGCCCCGACCCCGCTCCCCTGCGCGTGACGCACGTGGGCGGGGCGGGGATGACGCTGGCTCGCTGGATCCATCGGGTGCACCCGGGTTCACCTCAGATCGTCCTCGAGCCGGACACCGCCCTCACCGAGCTCGTCCGCCGCGAGCTGCCGCTCCCCCGGGGCCACCGCATCCGGGTGCGGCCGCAGACGGGTGAGGACGGCATCGCCGCCCTGCGGGACGCGTCTGCGGACGTCGTCGTCGTCGACGCCTTCGACCGCGGTCGGGTCCCCGGCACCCTCGCCGGGCAGCGGTGGGCGCGGGAGGTCGCCCGGGTGCTGGCACCGGGCGGGCTGCTGCTCGTCAACACGGCCGACCGGCCGGGCCTGCACTGGGTCGCACGGCTCGGCGCGACCCTGCAGACGCACCTGCCGTACGTCGGTCAGCTGGTCCTGCGCGAGGTCGACAAGGGCAAGCGCTTCGGCAACGTCGTGCTGGTCTGCTCCTCGGCGCCCCTGGACGACGTCACCCTCACCCGGTCCGCGGCCCGCGCGGCCTTCCCGACCCGCTGGCGCCCCGCCGCCGAGGTCGCCGCCGCCACCCGGCGGGCCGGCGTGCAGCCCTTCGGCGAGGTGGGCGAGCCCTCCCCCGCTCCCCCGGAGGTCGGCCGGCTCGGGCTCCGCTGA
- a CDS encoding phosphoadenylyl-sulfate reductase: MSALARTDGVCTTLPLLPHDLEQAATRLEDSSAQDRIDWALQHLPGGYAVTSSFGVQSAVMLHLMTRSVPDLPVLLFDTGYLFPETYRFIDELTERLDLNLHVYRSELSPAWQEARFGRLWEQGAEGITEYNRINKVEPMQRAMNELGISTWFSGLRREQSSGRADRQPVEKQNGRVKVHPIVDWSNRDVHRYLTEHDLPYHPLFHDGYLSIGDTHTTQRAGEDLDAEGSRFFGLVRECGLHVEQEGA; encoded by the coding sequence ATGAGCGCTCTCGCTCGCACCGACGGCGTCTGCACCACCCTCCCGCTCCTGCCGCACGACCTCGAGCAGGCCGCGACCAGGCTGGAGGACAGCAGTGCCCAGGACCGCATCGACTGGGCCCTGCAGCACCTGCCCGGAGGGTATGCCGTGACGTCGAGCTTCGGCGTCCAGTCGGCCGTCATGCTCCACCTCATGACGCGCTCCGTGCCGGACCTGCCGGTCCTGCTCTTCGACACCGGCTACCTCTTCCCGGAGACCTACCGTTTCATCGACGAGCTCACCGAGCGGCTCGACCTCAACCTGCACGTCTACCGCTCCGAGCTCTCCCCGGCCTGGCAGGAGGCGCGCTTCGGCCGGCTCTGGGAGCAGGGCGCCGAGGGCATCACGGAGTACAACCGGATCAACAAGGTCGAGCCGATGCAGCGCGCGATGAACGAGCTCGGCATCAGCACGTGGTTCAGCGGGCTGCGTCGCGAGCAGTCCTCCGGTCGTGCGGACCGGCAGCCGGTCGAGAAGCAGAACGGCCGCGTCAAGGTGCACCCCATCGTCGACTGGAGCAACCGCGACGTGCACCGCTACCTCACCGAGCACGACCTGCCCTACCACCCGCTCTTCCACGACGGCTACCTCAGCATCGGCGACACCCACACGACCCAGCGTGCGGGCGAGGACCTGGACGCCGAGGGCTCGCGCTTCTTCGGCCTCGTCCGCGAGTGCGGTCTGCACGTGGAGCAGGAGGGGGCCTGA
- a CDS encoding NAD(+) synthase, which produces MDFYSAYDQGFARIAACTLPVSIADPATNATRTAEVVRECHDEGVAVAIFPELGLSGYALEDLLLQEPVLEACVGALWSLAEQTRDLLPVVVVGAPLRHRNRLYNCAVVLHRGEILGVAPKSYLPNYREFYEKRHFAAGAGTDGQTIRLARPETTIRDARSVQGQPSATPGGAEGDHLRRSVGEVEVPFGPDLLFRAVDVPGLVLHVEVCEDVWVPVPPSAEATLAGATVVANLSGSPITVGKSAQRHNLTAEASSRMLCAYAYAAAGEGESTTDLSWDGQTMIHELGELLAESERFAAGAHRSVADVDLVRIRADRARQGSFDDNALALGERLSRFRTIDLVLDPPRSDIGLRRVVDRFPFVPDDPALLAQDCYETFSIQVSGLAQRLAAIGDPKVVIGVSGGLDSTQALIVAARAMDRAGRPRSDILAFTMPGFATSEHTKDNATELATSLGVTFEEIDIRPMARQMLEDLGHPFAGGEPVYDVTFENVQAGLRTDFLFRAANQRGGIVLGTGDLSELALGWCTYGVGDQMSHYTVNSGLAKTLIQHVIRWVVGEGMFDARTGEVLTSILDTEITPELVPAGEDGKVQSTQDTIGPYELQDFTLHHVIRFGMPPSRVAFLAWHAWRDAGEGPWPPGFPEEGRNAYDLATIRRWLMLFVERFFAFSQFKRSALPNGPKVSSAGALSPRGDWRAPSDANARVWLAELEEHVPRA; this is translated from the coding sequence GTGGACTTCTACAGCGCCTACGACCAGGGCTTCGCCCGCATCGCTGCCTGCACGCTGCCGGTCTCGATCGCCGACCCCGCGACCAACGCGACGCGCACCGCCGAGGTGGTCCGCGAGTGCCACGACGAGGGGGTCGCGGTCGCGATCTTCCCCGAGCTCGGGCTGTCCGGGTATGCCCTCGAGGACCTGCTGCTGCAGGAGCCGGTGCTCGAGGCGTGCGTCGGCGCGCTGTGGTCGCTCGCCGAGCAGACGCGCGACCTGCTGCCGGTGGTCGTCGTCGGCGCACCGCTGCGGCACCGCAACCGGCTCTACAACTGCGCCGTCGTCCTGCACCGCGGCGAGATCCTCGGCGTGGCCCCGAAGTCCTACCTGCCGAACTACCGCGAGTTCTACGAGAAGCGCCACTTCGCCGCCGGCGCCGGCACCGACGGACAGACCATCCGGCTCGCGCGGCCGGAGACGACCATCCGCGACGCCCGGTCGGTCCAGGGGCAACCATCTGCGACGCCCGGTGGGGCTGAGGGCGACCATCTGCGACGCTCGGTGGGGGAGGTGGAGGTGCCGTTCGGGCCCGACCTGCTCTTCCGCGCCGTCGACGTGCCGGGGCTGGTGCTGCACGTCGAGGTCTGCGAGGACGTCTGGGTGCCCGTGCCGCCCTCGGCCGAGGCGACCCTCGCGGGAGCGACCGTCGTCGCCAACCTCTCCGGCAGCCCGATCACCGTCGGCAAGTCCGCCCAGCGGCACAACCTCACCGCCGAGGCGAGCTCGCGGATGCTCTGCGCCTACGCCTACGCCGCCGCGGGGGAGGGTGAGTCCACCACCGACCTGTCCTGGGACGGCCAGACGATGATCCACGAGCTCGGCGAGCTGCTGGCCGAGTCCGAGCGCTTCGCCGCCGGTGCCCACCGCAGCGTCGCCGATGTCGACCTCGTCCGCATCCGCGCCGACCGGGCCCGCCAGGGCAGCTTCGACGACAACGCCCTCGCCCTCGGCGAGCGCCTCTCCCGCTTCCGCACCATCGACCTCGTGCTCGACCCGCCCCGGAGCGACATCGGGCTCCGCCGGGTCGTCGACCGCTTCCCGTTCGTGCCCGACGACCCAGCGCTGCTCGCCCAGGACTGCTACGAGACGTTCAGCATCCAGGTCAGCGGCCTCGCGCAGCGGCTCGCCGCGATCGGCGACCCCAAGGTCGTCATCGGTGTCTCGGGCGGCCTCGACTCGACCCAGGCGCTCATCGTCGCCGCCCGGGCGATGGACCGCGCCGGCCGCCCGCGCAGCGACATCCTCGCCTTCACCATGCCCGGCTTCGCCACGAGCGAGCACACCAAGGACAACGCGACCGAGCTCGCGACCTCCCTCGGCGTGACCTTCGAGGAGATCGACATCCGGCCGATGGCCCGGCAGATGCTCGAGGACCTCGGCCACCCCTTCGCCGGTGGTGAGCCGGTCTACGACGTCACCTTCGAGAACGTCCAGGCCGGGCTGCGCACGGACTTCCTCTTCCGCGCCGCCAACCAGCGCGGCGGCATCGTCCTGGGCACCGGCGACCTCTCCGAGCTCGCGCTCGGCTGGTGCACCTACGGCGTGGGTGACCAGATGTCGCACTACACCGTCAACTCCGGTCTGGCCAAGACCCTCATCCAGCACGTCATCCGCTGGGTGGTCGGCGAGGGGATGTTCGACGCGCGCACCGGCGAGGTGCTCACCTCCATCCTCGACACCGAGATCACCCCCGAGCTCGTGCCGGCGGGCGAGGACGGCAAGGTCCAGTCCACCCAGGACACGATCGGCCCCTACGAGCTCCAGGACTTCACCCTCCACCACGTCATCCGCTTCGGTATGCCGCCCAGCCGGGTGGCCTTCCTCGCCTGGCACGCGTGGCGGGACGCCGGGGAGGGGCCGTGGCCTCCGGGGTTCCCCGAGGAGGGCCGCAACGCCTACGACCTGGCGACGATCCGGCGCTGGCTCATGCTCTTCGTCGAGCGCTTCTTCGCCTTCAGCCAGTTCAAGCGCTCGGCGCTGCCCAACGGGCCCAAGGTGTCCTCGGCCGGGGCGCTGTCGCCGCGCGGCGACTGGCGCGCGCCCTCGGACGCCAACGCCCGGGTGTGGCTCGCCGAGCTGGAGGAGCACGTCCCCCGCGCCTGA
- a CDS encoding HAD-IIA family hydrolase, protein MRTREDIECWLTDMDGVLVHENHPLPGARELIDHWNETHTPYLVLTNNSMFTARDLAARLQASGLPVPEHRIWTSALATADFLADQKPGGSAYVVGQAGIITALHEAGFTMTEHDPDFVVLGETRQYSFEAITTAVRLVRDGARFIATNPDATGPSADGVLPATGAISALVTKATGREPYVVGKPNPMMFRSALNKIGAHSETTGMIGDRMDTDIVAGMEAGLHTVLVMTGISDPASLATYPFRPDEILEGVHALVPQDPATSVGEPPTTEV, encoded by the coding sequence GTGCGTACCCGCGAGGACATCGAGTGCTGGCTGACCGACATGGACGGCGTGCTCGTCCATGAGAACCACCCGCTCCCGGGGGCACGGGAGCTCATCGACCACTGGAACGAGACGCATACCCCCTATCTCGTGCTGACGAACAACTCGATGTTCACGGCGCGCGACCTCGCCGCCCGACTGCAGGCCTCCGGGCTGCCGGTGCCCGAGCACCGGATCTGGACCAGTGCCCTGGCGACCGCCGACTTCCTGGCCGACCAGAAGCCGGGCGGCTCGGCCTACGTCGTCGGTCAGGCCGGGATCATCACCGCCCTGCACGAGGCGGGCTTCACGATGACCGAGCACGACCCGGACTTCGTCGTCCTCGGCGAGACCCGGCAGTACTCCTTCGAGGCCATCACCACGGCGGTCCGGCTGGTCCGTGACGGGGCCCGCTTCATCGCCACCAACCCGGACGCGACCGGGCCCAGCGCCGACGGTGTCCTGCCGGCCACCGGGGCCATCAGCGCCCTGGTCACCAAGGCCACCGGCCGCGAGCCCTACGTCGTCGGCAAACCGAACCCGATGATGTTCCGCTCCGCGCTCAACAAGATCGGCGCGCACAGCGAGACCACCGGGATGATCGGTGACCGGATGGACACCGACATCGTCGCCGGGATGGAGGCCGGCCTGCACACGGTGCTGGTCATGACCGGCATCAGCGACCCGGCCAGCCTGGCGACCTACCCGTTCCGCCCGGACGAGATCCTCGAGGGGGTCCACGCCCTCGTGCCCCAGGACCCCGCCACGTCGGTCGGCGAGCCGCCGACGACCGAGGTCTAG
- a CDS encoding ribonucleoside-diphosphate reductase subunit alpha, which yields MATITVIKRDGSAVPYDGHEIARSIEAAAAGLEDAVLRSTQLQAELAITLFDGITSEQLDQAVIGVALQNVKDDPAYDTIASRLLVKTMYKAVFGDTRDLLGEDDPDVIRAKHRQYFPGAVAQGVRRGLLDPRLTELFDLERLAGALDPGRDDLLRYVGAQTLRTRYALTDADPARTVLETPQFFWMRVAMGLALTEDDPTHAALEFYDAMSRLEYLAAGSTLVNAGTAYSQLSNCFVMQMEDDIEHIAKSVRDVMWLTKGTGGIGMSVSKLRCEGSPIRSNNTSSTGPIPFMHTIDSTLRAVSRGGKKFGALCFYLENWHLDFPGFLDLRQNSGDPYRRTRTANTAVWLSDEFMKRVAADDEWFLFDPLDTPDLVEATGADFSRRYAAHVARARAGGLRHKKLRAREQWKAILVSLQTTSHPWLTWKDSINTRALNDNTGTIHSSNLCTEITLPQDRDNVSVCNLASVNLSRHVHGRHSQGEVSIDWDRLARSTRLAVRQLDNLIDITISSVPESEHSNEQNRALGLGVMGFTDVVERMGLSYESTEACDLIDRLVEFVSWHAIDASADLARERGAYPTFEGSRWSQGLVPIDTIALLEADRGLTVEVDRGSRMDWDALREKVREGLRNSTLMAIAPTASIGLVAGTTPGLDPQFSQIFSRATSAGKFLEVNRNLVADLRELGLWEQVREDLLRHQGDLSKVEGVPAALQEIYRTSFQLSPYAFLHVAARAQKWIDQAISRNIYLASRDVGSMAELYSAAWRMGVKTTYYLHMMPRHTAEQSTVKVNKATQSTPTGGGAPRRGFGATSARTTSAAPTTAMAASTPMPLSVVEEVDGEQCPIDPMERLQCDSCQ from the coding sequence ATGGCCACCATCACCGTCATCAAGCGCGACGGCAGCGCAGTGCCCTACGACGGGCACGAGATCGCGCGATCCATCGAGGCAGCGGCCGCGGGGCTGGAGGATGCGGTGCTCCGCAGCACCCAGCTCCAGGCCGAGCTGGCGATCACGCTCTTCGACGGGATCACCAGCGAGCAGCTCGACCAGGCCGTCATCGGCGTCGCGCTGCAGAACGTCAAGGACGACCCGGCCTACGACACCATCGCCTCCCGGCTGCTGGTCAAGACGATGTACAAGGCCGTCTTCGGCGACACCCGCGACCTGCTCGGCGAGGACGACCCGGACGTCATCCGGGCCAAGCACCGGCAGTACTTCCCCGGCGCCGTCGCCCAGGGCGTGCGGCGCGGGCTCCTCGACCCGCGGCTCACCGAGCTCTTCGACCTCGAGCGCCTCGCCGGGGCCCTCGACCCGGGCCGGGACGACCTGCTGCGCTACGTCGGCGCCCAGACCCTGCGCACGAGGTATGCCCTCACCGACGCCGACCCCGCGAGGACCGTCCTGGAGACCCCGCAGTTCTTCTGGATGCGGGTCGCGATGGGCCTGGCGCTCACCGAGGACGACCCGACCCACGCCGCGCTCGAGTTCTACGACGCGATGTCCCGGCTGGAGTACCTCGCCGCCGGCTCGACCCTGGTCAACGCCGGCACGGCATACAGCCAGCTGTCGAACTGCTTCGTCATGCAGATGGAGGATGACATCGAGCACATCGCCAAGAGCGTGCGCGACGTCATGTGGCTGACCAAGGGTACCGGCGGCATCGGGATGTCGGTGTCCAAGCTGCGCTGCGAGGGAAGCCCCATCCGGTCCAACAACACCTCCTCCACCGGGCCCATCCCCTTCATGCACACCATCGACTCGACGCTGCGCGCCGTGAGCCGGGGCGGCAAGAAGTTCGGGGCGCTGTGCTTCTACCTCGAGAACTGGCACCTCGACTTCCCAGGCTTCCTCGACCTGCGGCAGAACTCCGGCGACCCCTACCGCCGCACCCGGACCGCCAACACCGCGGTCTGGCTCAGCGACGAGTTCATGAAGCGGGTGGCCGCCGACGACGAGTGGTTCCTCTTCGACCCGCTCGACACCCCCGACCTCGTCGAGGCGACCGGCGCCGACTTCTCCCGCCGGTATGCCGCCCACGTCGCCCGGGCGCGGGCCGGGGGGCTGCGCCACAAGAAGCTGCGCGCCCGCGAGCAGTGGAAGGCCATCCTCGTCTCGCTCCAGACGACGAGCCACCCCTGGCTGACGTGGAAGGACTCGATCAACACCCGTGCCCTCAACGACAACACCGGGACGATCCACTCCTCCAACCTCTGCACCGAGATCACGCTGCCTCAGGACCGCGACAACGTCTCGGTCTGCAACCTCGCCTCGGTCAACCTCTCCCGGCACGTCCACGGCCGGCACAGCCAGGGTGAGGTGAGCATCGACTGGGACCGGCTCGCGCGCTCCACCCGCCTCGCGGTGCGCCAGCTCGACAACCTCATCGACATCACCATCAGCTCGGTGCCCGAGTCGGAGCACTCCAACGAGCAGAACCGCGCCCTGGGCCTGGGCGTCATGGGGTTCACCGACGTCGTCGAGCGGATGGGCCTGTCCTACGAGTCGACCGAGGCCTGCGACCTCATCGACAGGCTCGTGGAGTTCGTCTCCTGGCACGCGATCGACGCCAGCGCCGACCTGGCCCGTGAGCGGGGCGCATACCCGACCTTCGAGGGGTCGCGCTGGAGCCAGGGGCTGGTGCCGATCGACACGATCGCGCTGCTGGAGGCAGACCGGGGGCTGACCGTCGAGGTCGACCGCGGCTCCCGCATGGACTGGGACGCCCTGCGGGAGAAGGTGCGTGAAGGCCTGCGCAACTCCACGCTCATGGCGATCGCACCGACGGCCTCCATCGGGCTGGTCGCGGGCACCACGCCGGGGCTGGACCCGCAGTTCAGCCAGATCTTCAGCCGGGCCACCAGCGCCGGGAAGTTCCTCGAGGTCAACCGCAACCTCGTCGCGGACCTCCGAGAGCTCGGCCTGTGGGAGCAGGTCAGGGAGGACCTCCTGCGTCACCAGGGCGACCTGTCGAAGGTCGAGGGGGTGCCGGCCGCGCTGCAGGAGATCTATCGCACGAGCTTCCAGCTCTCCCCCTACGCCTTCTTGCACGTCGCGGCCCGGGCGCAGAAGTGGATCGACCAGGCCATCAGCCGCAACATCTACCTCGCGAGCCGCGATGTCGGCTCGATGGCCGAGCTCTACTCCGCGGCGTGGCGGATGGGGGTCAAGACGACCTACTACCTGCACATGATGCCGCGGCACACCGCCGAGCAGTCGACGGTCAAGGTCAACAAGGCGACCCAGTCGACCCCGACCGGGGGCGGCGCCCCGCGACGCGGATTCGGAGCCACGTCCGCGAGGACGACCTCGGCAGCCCCGACGACCGCGATGGCTGCGTCGACCCCCATGCCGCTGTCGGTCGTCGAGGAGGTCGACGGCGAGCAGTGCCCGATCGACCCCATGGAGCGCCTGCAGTGCGACTCCTGCCAGTGA
- a CDS encoding glycerophosphodiester phosphodiesterase → MRTPYLDHPGPIAMAHRGFDPTGAGLENSMPAFAAAVELGYRYVETDVHATRDGVVVAFHDETLDRVTDRRGAIPELSWREVSRALIAGQEPVPQLEELLGAFPDVRVNIDIKTPGAIVPLVQVIERTKAHGRVCVTSFSDQRRDAAVMRLTRPVATSAGQRSTASFRAAAELPHLIRASVAARALRSVDALQVPPQHHGLEVVTPTTLAAAHEIGKLVHVWTINDPVEMHRLLDLGVDGIMTDRADLLKDVLTERGQWVG, encoded by the coding sequence GTGCGCACGCCATACCTGGACCACCCTGGTCCGATCGCCATGGCTCACCGGGGGTTCGACCCGACCGGGGCGGGGCTGGAGAACTCCATGCCCGCCTTCGCTGCCGCCGTCGAGCTGGGCTACCGCTACGTCGAGACCGATGTGCACGCCACGCGGGACGGGGTGGTCGTCGCCTTCCACGACGAGACCCTCGACCGCGTCACCGACCGCCGCGGAGCCATCCCCGAGCTGTCCTGGAGGGAGGTCTCGCGGGCCCTCATCGCCGGGCAGGAGCCGGTGCCGCAGCTGGAGGAGCTCCTCGGGGCTTTCCCGGACGTGCGCGTCAACATCGACATCAAGACGCCGGGGGCGATCGTGCCGCTCGTGCAGGTCATCGAGCGCACCAAGGCCCACGGCCGGGTCTGCGTCACCAGCTTCTCCGACCAGCGCCGCGACGCCGCCGTCATGAGGCTGACCCGCCCCGTCGCGACCTCGGCCGGGCAGCGCAGCACCGCGTCCTTCCGCGCCGCGGCCGAGCTCCCGCACCTCATCCGGGCCTCCGTCGCCGCGCGGGCGCTGCGCTCGGTCGATGCGCTGCAGGTGCCACCCCAGCACCACGGCCTCGAGGTGGTCACGCCGACGACGCTCGCCGCGGCACACGAGATCGGCAAGCTCGTCCACGTCTGGACCATCAACGACCCGGTGGAGATGCACCGCCTGCTCGACCTCGGGGTCGACGGGATCATGACCGACCGCGCCGACCTGCTCAAGGACGTCCTGACCGAGCGCGGCCAGTGGGTGGGCTGA